One Nesterenkonia populi DNA window includes the following coding sequences:
- a CDS encoding type IV secretion system protein, with the protein MGLCDVPVISNVCDTAGEAAASLISAPFDWLAQAMGAAAGWLFEAVWAVFDTTTLVDVTSDEYLGVYNIVFGIAVFVMLLFFCLQLITGLIRRDPGALTRAALGLAKSVLGSFIAVTLTALLLEVVDQLSLGIIQAAGETTESMGNKIAALAAGLTAINIATPGVGAIITIFMAGLAISAAAIVWLSLLVRKALILVAVVLAPLAFAGASWDASKGWIAKWAMFVIALAVSKLVLTVMFLVAITQVSAPIEADLASVSDPLAGVVLMLMAAFAPYMTYRFLSFVGADMYHSIGAEQEAKQSLNRPVPTPNKPQGEGPKKVLDGNSDAPPNSGGPGGQKPTGGKPSGGPPPGGPGGPGATAGSGTTATGGGTAGGGAAGGGAAAGGPAAAAVIGAKVAKDSAEAGPKAGQALGNQAETAADADTNTGGGPRPGQEGQHPGPSGVPAAQGPRGGQDRTPGQPVPKTPRQPADPPPPRPPHSGPQPQDPTADVYRRRKG; encoded by the coding sequence GTGGGCCTGTGCGATGTTCCCGTCATCTCCAACGTCTGCGATACAGCAGGCGAAGCAGCCGCCAGCCTCATCTCAGCCCCATTCGACTGGCTCGCCCAAGCCATGGGGGCTGCCGCCGGCTGGCTCTTTGAAGCCGTCTGGGCCGTGTTCGATACCACCACCCTGGTTGATGTCACCAGTGACGAGTACCTGGGGGTCTACAACATCGTCTTCGGCATCGCGGTCTTCGTGATGTTGCTGTTCTTCTGCCTGCAACTGATCACCGGCCTGATCCGCCGGGACCCCGGCGCACTCACCAGAGCCGCCCTCGGGCTGGCGAAATCCGTACTCGGCTCCTTCATCGCGGTCACCCTGACCGCCCTGCTGCTGGAAGTCGTAGATCAGCTGAGTCTGGGGATCATCCAAGCCGCCGGAGAAACCACCGAATCCATGGGCAACAAAATCGCCGCTCTCGCCGCAGGACTGACAGCCATCAATATTGCCACCCCCGGTGTGGGTGCAATCATCACCATCTTCATGGCAGGCCTTGCCATCTCGGCCGCAGCGATCGTCTGGCTCTCCCTACTGGTCCGCAAAGCCCTGATCCTCGTCGCCGTCGTCCTTGCCCCGTTGGCTTTCGCTGGGGCCTCCTGGGATGCCAGCAAAGGCTGGATCGCCAAATGGGCCATGTTCGTGATCGCCCTAGCCGTCTCCAAACTCGTGCTCACCGTGATGTTTCTGGTGGCCATCACCCAAGTCTCCGCACCGATCGAGGCGGACTTGGCTTCGGTCAGTGATCCGCTGGCCGGGGTGGTGCTGATGTTGATGGCTGCCTTTGCCCCGTATATGACCTACCGGTTCCTTTCCTTCGTCGGAGCCGACATGTACCACTCCATCGGTGCTGAGCAGGAAGCCAAACAGTCGTTGAACCGTCCGGTGCCCACCCCGAACAAGCCCCAGGGCGAGGGGCCGAAGAAAGTCCTCGACGGCAACAGTGACGCACCACCCAACAGTGGTGGCCCGGGTGGGCAGAAACCCACAGGAGGAAAACCCAGCGGAGGCCCGCCTCCCGGCGGTCCAGGTGGTCCAGGTGCCACCGCCGGATCAGGCACCACAGCTACCGGCGGCGGAACTGCTGGTGGTGGTGCGGCAGGCGGTGGCGCGGCGGCTGGGGGTCCTGCTGCTGCGGCGGTGATCGGGGCCAAAGTCGCCAAGGACTCCGCCGAAGCCGGCCCCAAAGCAGGCCAAGCCCTGGGTAATCAGGCAGAAACCGCCGCCGATGCCGACACCAATACCGGTGGCGGCCCGCGCCCGGGCCAGGAGGGCCAGCACCCCGGACCCTCCGGCGTCCCCGCCGCCCAAGGACCCAGGGGCGGACAAGACAGGACCCCTGGGCAGCCTGTGCCGAAGACCCCGCGCCAGCCTGCCGACCCGCCACCCCCACGGCCACCACACTCAGGGCCTCAGCCACAGGACCCGACCGCTGATGTGTACAGGCGAAGGAAGGGGTGA
- a CDS encoding DUF6112 family protein, translating into MVVAQIDISPNESGLPGISQLRTIVGAVMTIGLVLSVLALIISAIVWGFGANSSNPHLAGRGKIGVLVSCGAAIICGASVTLINFFWNVGQQV; encoded by the coding sequence ATGGTGGTCGCTCAGATCGACATCAGCCCGAATGAATCCGGGCTGCCGGGGATCAGCCAGCTGCGCACGATCGTCGGGGCGGTCATGACCATCGGCCTGGTGCTCTCCGTGTTGGCGCTGATCATCTCGGCGATCGTGTGGGGCTTTGGAGCTAACAGCTCCAATCCGCATCTGGCAGGCCGAGGAAAGATCGGCGTGCTGGTCTCCTGCGGGGCGGCGATCATCTGCGGAGCCAGCGTCACATTGATCAACTTCTTCTGGAACGTCGGCCAACAGGTCTAA
- a CDS encoding DUF6112 family protein, with protein sequence MNVFPDFEGLSGITDLREVVGALLTFVLVIAVLMLIVSAIIWGVASSHGNPASAAKGRTGVLVCLGAAILAGGAMTWMNWLIDLGEQL encoded by the coding sequence ATGAACGTGTTTCCTGATTTCGAGGGTCTCTCCGGGATCACCGACCTGCGCGAGGTGGTCGGGGCTCTGCTGACCTTCGTCCTAGTGATCGCAGTGTTGATGCTCATCGTCTCCGCCATCATTTGGGGTGTGGCCTCCTCACACGGGAACCCAGCCTCCGCCGCTAAGGGCAGGACCGGGGTGCTGGTCTGCCTGGGAGCGGCGATCCTCGCCGGCGGGGCGATGACCTGGATGAACTGGCTGATCGACCTCGGCGAACAACTCTAA
- a CDS encoding M23 family metallopeptidase, producing MLKEAAIILVLLAMLGPSVALVSVGALMSPGAGASCTVPGASPHLTIGEVPDELEVTTTNGETFTLKQEQLGHAATIIDTGSGIEGVSRDGLVIALMAALTESTLRQLSNEAAYPDSADYPNDGDGSDHDSLGLFQMRPSTGWGSVEDLMDPVYQAQAFFGGPGGPNSGSPRGLLDIPAWQEMDKGEVAQAVEVSAYPDRYQNYEPVAETILEALTTGSEAGPASVPESGRVVFPLPEDAAVQTSDYGPRVHPVTREDSFHAGTDWAAPDGTPIYAIADGVVASADYNEARGGVVVIDHTIGGEAVSSVYIHMWETGIHVQPGETVTAGDHIGDVGNSGQSTGPHLHLEIWPGGRETGEHTDPEPWLETHDAHPAPRGSGSSTQPAGADNEDCPTEPDQAAEAGEPEPSDGDGSQMVDDPTTGGQITARMLHLYQQTSDAFPETSWVCWDERPGQDSEHPLGRACDVTFGNPIGSFPTEAQRQAGWEVTNWVKDHAETLGVEYLIFDGKIWVTSQADEGWRPYDGGGMHDPTDPTGGHYDHLHLTVTE from the coding sequence GTGTTGAAGGAAGCAGCCATCATCCTGGTCCTACTCGCCATGCTCGGCCCCTCCGTCGCCCTGGTCTCAGTGGGCGCATTGATGAGCCCAGGTGCCGGAGCCTCCTGCACTGTGCCCGGAGCAAGCCCGCACCTCACCATCGGGGAAGTCCCCGACGAACTGGAGGTCACCACCACCAATGGGGAGACCTTCACCCTGAAGCAGGAGCAGCTGGGCCATGCGGCCACGATCATCGACACCGGCAGCGGCATCGAAGGGGTGAGCCGGGATGGGCTGGTGATCGCACTGATGGCCGCACTGACTGAATCCACCCTCCGCCAGCTCTCCAACGAAGCCGCCTACCCGGACTCTGCTGACTATCCCAACGACGGCGATGGCTCTGATCACGACAGCCTGGGGTTGTTTCAGATGCGCCCGTCCACCGGGTGGGGCTCCGTTGAAGACCTCATGGACCCGGTCTACCAAGCCCAAGCGTTCTTCGGCGGCCCCGGCGGCCCCAACAGTGGTTCACCCCGTGGGTTGCTCGACATCCCTGCGTGGCAGGAGATGGATAAGGGCGAGGTCGCCCAAGCCGTGGAGGTCTCGGCCTACCCGGACCGGTATCAGAACTATGAACCGGTCGCAGAGACCATCCTGGAAGCACTCACCACCGGCAGTGAAGCCGGGCCAGCCTCGGTGCCGGAGTCCGGCAGGGTGGTCTTCCCATTACCGGAGGATGCTGCGGTTCAGACCAGCGACTACGGGCCACGGGTCCACCCGGTGACGAGGGAAGACAGCTTCCATGCTGGTACCGATTGGGCAGCACCGGATGGGACACCGATCTATGCCATCGCCGATGGAGTAGTCGCCTCCGCTGACTACAACGAGGCCCGCGGCGGGGTGGTCGTCATTGATCACACCATCGGTGGCGAAGCGGTGTCGTCGGTGTATATCCATATGTGGGAGACCGGCATCCACGTCCAGCCCGGTGAGACCGTCACCGCCGGGGATCACATTGGGGATGTGGGCAACTCGGGGCAGTCCACTGGCCCGCACCTGCACTTAGAAATCTGGCCCGGCGGCCGCGAGACCGGGGAACACACCGACCCTGAACCATGGTTGGAGACCCACGACGCCCACCCCGCCCCCCGGGGATCAGGCAGCAGCACCCAACCGGCTGGTGCTGACAATGAGGACTGCCCCACCGAACCCGACCAGGCAGCGGAAGCCGGCGAGCCGGAGCCAAGTGATGGTGATGGGTCGCAGATGGTCGATGACCCCACCACCGGTGGCCAGATCACCGCCCGGATGCTGCACCTCTACCAGCAGACCAGCGACGCCTTCCCGGAGACTTCCTGGGTTTGTTGGGACGAACGCCCCGGCCAGGACTCCGAGCACCCGCTGGGGCGGGCCTGCGATGTCACCTTCGGCAACCCCATCGGCAGCTTCCCCACCGAGGCCCAGCGGCAAGCCGGGTGGGAGGTCACCAACTGGGTCAAAGACCACGCCGAAACCCTCGGGGTCGAATACCTGATCTTCGACGGCAAAATCTGGGTCACCTCACAGGCCGATGAAGGCTGGCGGCCCTACGACGGCGGCGGCATGCACGACCCCACCGACCCCACAGGTGGTCACTATGACCACCTCCACCTCACCGTCACCGAGTGA
- a CDS encoding ParB N-terminal domain-containing protein gives MSEQTGFIELDRAVEAITVGPRHRADFGDIEELAASIAREGLLQPITITPEGLLVCGARRLAAIKQLGWRKTNVWVRSGISDKLGHLLAEQDENTLHKPLTQQEAAALYRELKQLLAEDAERRKASTQFHDGHQPGEHGGGNFPPPTGSNGKTREQAAAMTPGSASYKTLEKISYLQHLATDPTVPEELRQDAEGELARIDAGAPVDPAYRQLRGAAEAAQRERVDELHRLADEAVAKVKATTKKRTTPTGTQATEPIADEVPRRYPTRAFWATWGELANWWTHYDPDQLAVELTDEQYRSFLSTVEATVAFAEKLQASREPHDEDTHGRETAPVRAHLRAL, from the coding sequence ATGAGTGAGCAGACCGGCTTCATCGAGCTCGACCGCGCGGTGGAGGCCATCACGGTCGGTCCGCGGCACCGCGCTGACTTCGGGGACATCGAAGAACTCGCAGCCTCCATCGCCCGCGAAGGCCTGTTGCAGCCCATCACGATTACTCCCGAAGGTCTGCTGGTCTGCGGTGCCCGCCGGTTGGCCGCGATCAAGCAGCTCGGATGGCGCAAGACCAACGTGTGGGTCCGCTCAGGTATCTCCGACAAGCTGGGCCACCTGCTCGCCGAGCAGGACGAGAACACCCTCCACAAGCCCCTGACCCAGCAGGAAGCCGCCGCTCTCTACCGGGAGCTGAAGCAGCTCCTGGCTGAGGATGCCGAGCGCAGGAAGGCCTCCACCCAGTTCCACGACGGGCACCAGCCCGGGGAGCATGGTGGTGGAAACTTTCCACCACCAACAGGCAGCAACGGCAAGACCCGGGAGCAGGCTGCGGCGATGACCCCCGGCAGCGCCTCCTATAAGACCCTCGAGAAGATCAGCTACCTCCAACACCTCGCCACCGATCCGACTGTGCCCGAGGAACTACGGCAGGACGCTGAGGGTGAGCTGGCTCGGATTGACGCTGGTGCGCCGGTGGACCCGGCCTACCGGCAGCTGCGCGGAGCTGCCGAGGCCGCTCAACGAGAGCGCGTGGATGAGCTGCACCGTCTCGCCGATGAGGCAGTGGCCAAGGTGAAAGCCACCACCAAGAAACGCACCACCCCTACTGGAACCCAGGCAACAGAGCCAATAGCAGATGAGGTGCCGCGGCGGTATCCGACCCGGGCGTTCTGGGCGACCTGGGGCGAACTGGCCAACTGGTGGACCCACTACGACCCCGACCAGCTGGCCGTCGAGCTGACTGATGAGCAGTACCGCAGCTTCCTAAGCACCGTGGAAGCCACAGTCGCCTTCGCCGAGAAACTTCAAGCATCCCGCGAACCCCACGACGAGGACACTCACGGCCGAGAGACTGCCCCGGTGCGGGCTCATCTACGCGCCCTATAA
- a CDS encoding DUF2637 domain-containing protein has protein sequence MSTEGQVSGVGHRWALRTAVAGTVFIAAGAFWLSFNALADLAARSGIEPGQAWVWPLIVDGIIVVATVSAVALAGQRAALYPWALLAGGALVSVTANSLHAVVAADADVPGVLAASVAAVPPVVLLAITHLTVILTRASRPTAQLATVRSHPPQSQTSVSGHTVEDTDPTPEPASETTGAPATDDVSVDRRVRARLLRDQGWSNKRIAEQLGVHPSTVGRWAAAEHLTDEPSIHSSAGASVGGKNEQGGTS, from the coding sequence ATGAGCACCGAAGGTCAGGTTTCTGGTGTGGGGCACCGATGGGCGCTGCGCACCGCGGTCGCTGGCACCGTGTTCATCGCTGCGGGTGCGTTTTGGCTCAGCTTCAACGCCCTGGCCGACTTGGCAGCCCGCTCCGGCATCGAACCCGGTCAGGCATGGGTGTGGCCACTGATCGTGGACGGGATCATCGTGGTCGCCACCGTCTCCGCGGTCGCGTTAGCGGGTCAGCGGGCGGCTTTGTATCCGTGGGCTCTGCTGGCCGGCGGCGCACTGGTCTCAGTCACGGCGAACAGTCTGCATGCGGTGGTCGCTGCCGATGCTGATGTTCCTGGTGTGCTGGCCGCCTCGGTAGCGGCAGTCCCGCCGGTGGTGCTGCTGGCGATCACCCACCTCACTGTCATCCTGACCCGCGCTTCTCGACCGACCGCCCAACTCGCCACTGTCCGATCCCACCCGCCCCAATCTCAGACTTCCGTATCCGGCCACACGGTCGAGGACACCGACCCCACCCCGGAACCGGCCTCCGAGACCACGGGTGCTCCTGCCACAGACGACGTGTCGGTGGATCGGCGTGTCCGTGCGCGGCTGCTGCGGGATCAGGGGTGGTCGAACAAGCGGATTGCCGAGCAGCTGGGGGTTCACCCTTCGACGGTGGGCCGTTGGGCGGCAGCCGAGCATCTCACAGATGAACCATCCATCCACAGCAGCGCCGGAGCTTCTGTTGGTGGGAAGAACGAACAGGGAGGAACCTCGTGA
- a CDS encoding bifunctional DNA primase/polymerase, whose protein sequence is MTGLASFTQVLRQTRGAGLPVVASQLAAAGVPVFPCAPGAKRPLTEHGFYDATTDPGQVEQWWGRYPEANIGVPTGQASNLVVVDVDVHPETDGYAAFARSHRAGLTEGWGVLVSTPSGGMHAYYPVAPGVQQRSWQAAAAGVDFRGDGGYIIVPPSVVQNKGSATCYRMARIAGAPPQPVDASGLREFLDPRSAPAFRRTAPGPRREADVSRLASWVAARGEGERNRGLFWAACRLAENNIPAGDAVEVLSAAASQAGLGQREISATIRSAYRTTHIGTAREPHGQQSLAPGVFARRRQPSAEAASQVRGLG, encoded by the coding sequence ATGACCGGGCTGGCCTCCTTCACACAGGTCCTCCGCCAGACCCGCGGCGCTGGCCTGCCGGTGGTGGCTTCCCAGCTGGCTGCCGCCGGAGTGCCGGTATTCCCCTGTGCGCCGGGGGCTAAGCGTCCGCTGACTGAGCATGGGTTCTATGACGCCACCACCGACCCGGGCCAGGTCGAACAGTGGTGGGGCAGGTACCCGGAGGCGAATATCGGTGTGCCCACCGGGCAGGCCTCGAACCTGGTGGTGGTCGATGTCGATGTCCACCCCGAGACCGACGGATACGCCGCGTTTGCCCGATCCCATCGTGCCGGACTGACGGAGGGGTGGGGTGTGCTGGTCTCGACTCCCTCGGGTGGGATGCATGCCTACTACCCGGTGGCTCCGGGTGTGCAGCAGCGGTCGTGGCAGGCAGCCGCAGCTGGTGTGGATTTCCGTGGCGATGGCGGCTACATCATCGTCCCGCCTTCGGTAGTCCAGAATAAGGGTTCTGCCACGTGCTACCGGATGGCGCGGATCGCTGGGGCTCCGCCCCAGCCTGTGGATGCTTCCGGGTTGCGGGAGTTCCTGGACCCACGGTCAGCACCAGCCTTCCGGCGAACCGCACCTGGACCTCGGCGTGAGGCTGATGTGTCTCGGTTGGCTTCGTGGGTGGCGGCTCGTGGGGAGGGTGAGCGCAACCGGGGGTTGTTCTGGGCGGCCTGCCGCCTGGCAGAGAACAACATTCCAGCCGGGGATGCAGTGGAGGTGCTTTCTGCTGCGGCGTCCCAAGCTGGGTTGGGGCAGCGGGAGATTTCCGCGACGATACGGTCGGCCTACCGCACCACCCACATTGGCACTGCCCGTGAGCCGCATGGACAGCAGTCACTCGCGCCGGGAGTGTTTGCCCGCCGCCGCCAGCCCTCTGCTGAGGCAGCGTCACAGGTGAGGGGCCTGGGATGA
- a CDS encoding ArdC-like ssDNA-binding domain-containing protein — MSEQSTPSRSNREAKLGELHERLTAAVEQLVSGEDWQQAMAFAARFRSRSFNNTLLIFAQHQEAYQKGLVGVPSPSYVAGYRQWQQLGRQVQKGQPGYMIYAPVTAWFATSDPSDPGSCRRLDRGEKPRAGEVVRSRMVGAKPAYVWDAAQTAGEPIPEPSSPQLLKGKAPAGLHTELSRLIRAQGFTVVGAGSAAELGRANGITDYTAKQVAVRSDMDPAAQVKTLAHELGHVMMHGPNQQEARGHRGVVEVEAESVALMIGAAHGLDTSEYTIPYVSTWAMQVKDQGPVEVVKATGERVRKTALSVLDGMDTPQVTDGTPPGLERGQPGRNGVARQSAEPKDVQRLGPEAAAPHREPVVSSVERSGL; from the coding sequence ATGTCGGAGCAATCAACACCCTCACGCAGCAACCGTGAAGCCAAGCTCGGTGAGCTGCACGAGCGGCTGACCGCTGCGGTCGAGCAGCTGGTCTCAGGTGAGGATTGGCAGCAGGCGATGGCGTTTGCGGCTAGGTTCCGGTCGCGGTCGTTCAACAACACTCTGCTGATTTTTGCCCAGCATCAGGAGGCCTATCAGAAGGGGCTGGTGGGTGTGCCGTCTCCGTCGTATGTGGCGGGGTACAGGCAGTGGCAGCAGTTGGGCCGGCAGGTGCAGAAGGGCCAACCGGGTTACATGATCTATGCCCCGGTCACCGCCTGGTTCGCCACTAGTGACCCTTCCGATCCGGGTTCATGCCGGCGGCTGGATCGCGGTGAGAAGCCCCGGGCAGGTGAGGTGGTGCGCTCCCGCATGGTGGGCGCGAAGCCTGCTTATGTGTGGGACGCCGCCCAGACCGCCGGGGAGCCGATTCCCGAGCCCTCGTCACCGCAATTGTTGAAGGGCAAGGCCCCTGCTGGGTTGCACACGGAGCTGTCCCGGCTAATCCGAGCACAGGGATTCACCGTTGTCGGGGCCGGCAGTGCCGCCGAGCTTGGTCGGGCCAATGGGATCACCGATTACACGGCCAAGCAGGTGGCTGTGCGTTCGGATATGGACCCTGCTGCGCAGGTAAAGACCCTGGCTCATGAGCTCGGCCATGTGATGATGCATGGCCCGAACCAGCAGGAGGCCCGTGGCCACCGCGGGGTGGTGGAGGTCGAGGCGGAGTCGGTGGCGCTGATGATCGGTGCCGCCCACGGGTTGGACACCAGTGAATACACGATCCCGTATGTGTCCACGTGGGCGATGCAGGTGAAGGACCAGGGACCGGTTGAGGTGGTCAAGGCCACCGGTGAACGAGTTCGTAAGACCGCCCTCTCAGTGCTCGATGGGATGGATACCCCGCAGGTGACTGATGGCACACCGCCCGGTCTGGAACGCGGCCAGCCCGGGCGGAACGGTGTTGCCCGGCAGAGCGCGGAACCGAAAGACGTGCAGAGGTTAGGGCCGGAGGCTGCTGCGCCGCACCGTGAACCGGTGGTCTCTAGTGTCGAGAGGTCGGGGCTGTGA
- a CDS encoding helix-turn-helix transcriptional regulator: MLRAYPVPFRPIVAETSTHKRPILPVAYDWVRLVFLRSGTAIVCSEFGEQPVRPGDGLLLGANVLSGCRPEEPVTTTTVFLDFDYLVDKVFWQHSAALADRMEACELLEEPYVEPAQLLRLSDDDLSRVQPCLDELTQLNGCEYTHLVFFQTERLLLSVLQVVLPYIEVSAVRRSATQRHTTKPSPPRRRALRPLRPEARTAAEMMRSDLARRWGSAKLAETVCLSVPQFHRVFMDAFGKTPQTYLTMLRAEGLARLLRETDLPIEVAMRKVGWNTRGHAARFFRQYLGVTPAKYRELTRLR; encoded by the coding sequence ATGCTGAGAGCGTATCCAGTTCCGTTCCGTCCGATAGTCGCGGAGACCTCGACGCATAAGCGCCCGATACTTCCGGTGGCTTACGACTGGGTACGGCTGGTCTTCCTTCGGTCTGGCACAGCCATTGTCTGCAGTGAATTCGGTGAACAGCCGGTACGCCCCGGTGATGGGCTATTGTTAGGGGCGAACGTGCTCTCAGGGTGCCGCCCGGAAGAACCTGTAACGACGACGACGGTCTTTCTGGACTTTGATTATCTGGTTGACAAGGTTTTCTGGCAACACTCGGCTGCGCTGGCAGATCGGATGGAAGCCTGTGAACTGCTAGAGGAACCCTACGTGGAGCCGGCTCAGCTGCTTCGTCTCAGCGATGATGACCTCAGCAGAGTTCAGCCATGTCTAGATGAACTCACCCAGCTGAACGGCTGCGAGTATACGCATTTGGTGTTCTTTCAGACTGAGCGGCTGCTGCTGTCTGTGCTCCAGGTGGTCCTGCCTTACATCGAAGTCTCGGCCGTCCGTCGCAGTGCAACTCAGCGCCATACGACCAAGCCCAGCCCGCCGCGCCGTCGTGCTCTACGGCCTCTACGCCCGGAAGCCCGCACAGCGGCGGAGATGATGCGCTCAGACCTCGCTCGCCGATGGGGGTCGGCGAAGCTAGCCGAGACAGTGTGCTTATCTGTGCCGCAGTTCCATCGGGTCTTCATGGATGCCTTTGGCAAGACACCGCAGACCTACCTGACGATGCTGCGGGCCGAGGGACTGGCCCGACTGCTGCGAGAGACTGACCTCCCCATAGAGGTAGCGATGCGGAAAGTGGGGTGGAACACCCGAGGCCATGCAGCCCGGTTCTTCCGCCAGTACCTCGGGGTGACTCCGGCTAAGTACCGGGAGCTGACCCGGCTGAGGTGA
- a CDS encoding LysE family translocator, protein MTVELVIVFLGVCLLAYVTPGPDWFVIMRYTALSRRSGFISALGVQTGLAAHIIAAALGVTAVILAGDTAFAILKFAGAGYLVLLGVQSLVKARRVRKRDEESDVAPEHGAPGIFWKSLLANVLNPQAAIFFVAVLPHFIDPSSALLTQIAILGALDIALGILWWLIYIYAIGLVRRFLGASRAQRVLNVVAGLVLIVLGLVLALADPSA, encoded by the coding sequence ATGACTGTAGAGCTGGTCATCGTCTTCCTGGGAGTGTGCCTGTTGGCTTACGTCACCCCCGGCCCAGACTGGTTCGTGATCATGCGCTACACCGCACTCAGTCGCCGGTCTGGTTTTATCTCCGCGCTGGGCGTGCAGACTGGATTAGCTGCCCACATCATTGCGGCCGCACTGGGCGTGACGGCCGTGATTCTTGCCGGCGATACCGCCTTCGCGATTCTCAAGTTCGCCGGTGCAGGCTACCTAGTGTTGCTCGGCGTGCAGAGCTTGGTCAAGGCCCGCCGAGTTAGGAAGCGTGATGAGGAGAGTGACGTGGCGCCTGAGCACGGCGCACCTGGCATCTTCTGGAAGTCGTTGCTCGCCAACGTCCTTAATCCCCAAGCTGCGATCTTCTTCGTAGCTGTCCTTCCGCACTTCATCGACCCGTCGTCGGCACTACTGACGCAGATAGCAATTCTCGGTGCCCTCGACATTGCGCTGGGCATCCTCTGGTGGTTGATCTATATCTACGCCATCGGACTCGTTCGACGATTCTTAGGCGCAAGCCGCGCACAACGTGTTCTGAACGTCGTGGCCGGTTTAGTTCTTATCGTCCTGGGACTCGTTCTCGCACTCGCGGACCCCAGCGCATGA
- a CDS encoding EamA family transporter, which produces MLDHVDRLQGLRLKRFIDVNGQRRNAGGVTRAPASLLVLGSVVCVQFGQAVGATLFSDIGPAGVVTLRLGFAALVLLVIARPSLPAAWSERLVILGFGTAIAGMNLVYPSLLFLPLGLATSLQLLGPITLALVLSKRLLHAGFAVLAGAGVWLFYGRGGDDYSVVGVSLALASGAAMAGYLLLSKRAGASAVTLGPLAWALLWAALLVAPLGIIENGSGLIDLRILLIGFTVAVLASVLPYSFEFIALRRLPPRTVGVMQSLEPAAAGLAGTLLLAQYLAPLQWLALVLVGAASAGVVAFGRTPQRSGPARTRTAP; this is translated from the coding sequence ATGCTCGATCATGTAGACAGATTACAAGGTTTGCGTCTCAAACGCTTCATAGACGTGAACGGTCAAAGACGCAATGCTGGTGGGGTGACTCGTGCTCCTGCCTCCCTGCTGGTCCTGGGCAGCGTCGTCTGCGTACAGTTCGGCCAGGCCGTGGGGGCGACCCTGTTCTCAGACATCGGCCCAGCAGGGGTGGTCACTTTGCGGCTGGGCTTCGCTGCATTGGTGCTCCTGGTGATCGCACGCCCGTCCTTGCCGGCTGCGTGGTCTGAGCGACTGGTAATCCTGGGCTTCGGCACCGCTATTGCTGGCATGAATCTTGTCTACCCTTCCCTGCTCTTTTTGCCATTGGGGCTGGCGACTTCTTTGCAGTTATTGGGACCGATCACCCTGGCCCTCGTGCTGTCGAAACGTCTACTGCACGCCGGCTTCGCTGTTCTGGCCGGTGCAGGAGTCTGGCTCTTCTACGGCCGCGGAGGGGACGACTACTCCGTAGTGGGAGTGTCGCTCGCGCTGGCATCGGGGGCGGCCATGGCCGGCTATCTGTTGTTGAGCAAACGTGCCGGTGCATCCGCAGTAACGCTAGGTCCTCTGGCATGGGCGCTGTTATGGGCTGCGCTGTTGGTGGCACCGCTTGGAATCATCGAGAATGGGTCCGGTCTCATCGATCTACGTATCCTGCTTATCGGGTTCACGGTGGCGGTGCTTGCTTCAGTGCTGCCGTATTCGTTCGAGTTCATCGCTCTCCGTCGTTTACCGCCACGGACAGTCGGAGTCATGCAGAGTCTTGAACCGGCAGCAGCCGGGTTGGCAGGCACTCTGCTTCTCGCTCAATACTTAGCGCCCTTGCAGTGGCTCGCGTTGGTACTGGTTGGGGCAGCAAGCGCCGGAGTCGTTGCGTTCGGCCGCACGCCTCAACGGTCCGGGCCAGCTCGGACGAGGACTGCTCCATGA